One Candidatus Deferrimicrobium sp. genomic window carries:
- a CDS encoding tetratricopeptide repeat protein, which translates to MLVDGNGIADLEAIAGLPEKEVSLGKALLLASSIGEKDLYGISVDPSGIEEKIEGLVARVRPSLKDRSNPRSAVSLLSRFLFVEEGFVYDPAAGNPENYLPDHVLSRKRGNCLGLTMLYLVLAERLGIPLRGSYVPSHTFVRYEGQGGRINIETAEKGVERADEQYARDFRLAKDRPYLRTLGKKEMIGVYLKSLGAAYSRNGIEEKAAELYRAAAEFYPNLPDVHFNMAISDQKMGRLEEAIAGYRRAIALDGDLAAARDNLAVALAKKGRLAEALVEARKAVDLDPRNVIARGNLAAILCACGKSEDGIREFRKVLEIQPGNVKALAGLAKASYSREKYRDVVEYSDRDGRAGVRLDDAMPGALE; encoded by the coding sequence GTGCTGGTAGATGGGAATGGGATCGCCGACCTTGAAGCGATCGCCGGTCTTCCCGAAAAGGAGGTCTCGCTGGGGAAAGCTCTCCTCCTGGCCTCCTCCATCGGGGAAAAGGACCTGTATGGAATATCCGTCGATCCATCCGGCATCGAAGAGAAAATCGAAGGACTTGTCGCACGGGTTCGTCCGTCGCTGAAGGATAGAAGCAATCCGCGAAGCGCCGTTTCCCTCCTGAGCCGTTTCCTGTTCGTAGAGGAAGGGTTCGTTTACGACCCGGCTGCGGGGAACCCGGAGAATTACCTGCCGGATCACGTGCTCTCCCGGAAACGCGGAAACTGCCTTGGGTTGACGATGCTGTATCTGGTGCTTGCCGAACGGCTGGGGATTCCGTTGCGAGGGTCCTACGTCCCCTCCCACACCTTCGTCCGGTACGAGGGCCAGGGGGGCCGGATCAACATCGAGACGGCGGAAAAGGGGGTCGAGCGGGCCGACGAGCAGTATGCGCGCGATTTCCGGCTGGCGAAAGACAGACCGTATCTGCGGACCCTCGGAAAGAAGGAAATGATCGGGGTGTACCTGAAGAGCCTCGGCGCCGCATACTCCCGGAACGGGATAGAGGAGAAGGCCGCAGAGCTCTACCGGGCGGCGGCCGAATTCTATCCGAACCTGCCGGATGTCCATTTCAATATGGCCATTTCCGACCAGAAGATGGGACGGCTGGAGGAAGCCATCGCGGGCTACAGGCGCGCAATCGCCTTGGACGGAGACCTCGCTGCGGCGCGGGACAACCTTGCGGTGGCGCTTGCGAAAAAAGGCCGCCTTGCCGAAGCGCTTGTGGAAGCGCGCAAGGCGGTGGACCTGGACCCCCGGAATGTGATCGCCCGGGGGAACCTTGCCGCCATCCTTTGCGCGTGCGGGAAGTCGGAAGACGGCATACGCGAGTTCCGGAAAGTGCTGGAGATCCAGCCGGGCAACGTCAAGGCGCTGGCCGGGCTGGCGAAGGCCTCTTACTCACGGGAAAAATACCGCGATGTGGTCGAGTA